TGGGCCGTGTTTTTCGTGCTGCTCGGCATCCTCAATCTGTTCGTCGCGTATAACTTTTCGACGGACGCGTGGGTCAATTTCAAGCTGTTCGGCGCGACGGGTTGCCTCGTCGTGTTTATCGTCGGACAGAGTTTGTGGCTTTCGAAGTACATGAAGGAAGAGTGACATGAGCGACGACGTTTTCCTTCAAGCGAGTCCCGCCGAGCGCATTGCGCTGATCGAGGCGCGCATCACGGCGGCGCTCGCACCCGTCGATTCGATCACCGTGCGCGACGACAGCGCCTTGCATGCGGGTCATGCGGGCGCATCGGCGGGCGGCCACTACGCAGTGACGATCGTGGCAGGCGCCTTTGCCGGCAAGGCCCGCGTGGCGCGGCACCGCATGGTGTATGATGCGCTGGCCGATGCCATGCAGCGCGGCATTCACGCTCTCGCCATCACGGCTTACACGCCAGAAGAATTCAATTTGCAGTCCCGTTAGGAAACTTCCGATGACCTTGAAAAACACCCGCTACTGGGTTTTGCTGGCTGCATTCGCGGCCGCGCCTGCTTTCGCACAGAACATCGCCGTCGTGAACGGCACGCCGATTCCGAAGTCGCGCGCCGATGCGCTGGTTGCTCAACTCGTGCAACAGGGTCAACAGGATTCGCCGAAGCTGCAACAGGCTGTTCGTGAAGAACTCGTGAACCGCGAAATCCTGATGCAGGAAGCGATCCGCGAAGGCATTCCTTCGAAGCCGGACGTCAAGGCGCAAGTCGCTGTCGCACAGCAGACCGTGGTGCTGCGCGCGCTGATCGAGAACTATCTGAAGAAGAACCAGCCGTCGGATGCCGAAGTGAAGGCGAAGTATGACGAGTTGGTGAAGCAGATTGGCGGCAAGGAATATCACTTGCACCACATCCTCGTCGAGAACGAGCAGCAGGCGAAGGATCTGATCGCGAAGATCAAGGGCGGCGCGAGCTTCGAAGACCTCGCGAAGCAGTTCTCGAAGGATCCGGGTTCGGGCAAGAATGGTGGCGACCTCGACTGGTCGGATCCCAAGGCTTACGTGCCTGAGTTTGCGGCTGCCGCCGAGAAGCTGCAGAAAGGCCAGATGACGGATGAGCCGGTGCATACGCAGTTTGGCTGGCACATCATTCGCGTCGATGATGTGCGGCAGACGCCGCCGCCGCCTTTTGAGCAGGTGAAGGCTCAGATTGCGCAGCAGATGCAGCAGGAGAAGCTGCAAGCCTTTGAAGAGGACCTTCGGTCTAAGGCTAAGGTTCAGTGATTCTGGAATTTGGTTTGGTTTGAAGGAGGCCGCCTTCGGGCGGCTTTTTTGTTTTTGGTTCTGGCTGGGCCGGTCGCATTTTTATCGCTGGCATCCGCGAATTCGTATCGGTGCTTCAAGCGTTGCCCCTGTGCGGGGCGGCACCTACTTTTCTTTGCAGCGGCAAAGAAAAGTAGGCAAAAGAAAGCCGCTTTTGAACCTCCGGTGCCGGCCAGGATAACGCTACGGCACACGTTCTTTGAGCTGTCGCACAGCGACGTCCGCACTCCGTAGAAAGCCCGCAGTCAGGCGCGCGCGGCGCGAAAGATGACATCCACCTGGAGCACATTCGGTCGGCGTGTTTTTGTGTGTTTGCCGTGGTTTGATTGGGCGGTATGTGCTTCGAACTGTGTGTGGGGGGCGCCGTGCGCGGTTGACTGCGGGCTTTCTACGGAGTGCGGACGTCGCTGCGCGATAGCTCAACTGCGGCGTGCCGCAGCGCTATCCTGGCAGGCACCGGAGGTTCAAAAGCGGCTTTCTTTTGCCTACTTTTCTTTGCCGCTGCAAAGAAAAGTAGGTGCCGCCCCGCACAGGGGCAACGCATGAAGCACAGAAAGCAAAACGCGGACGCCAGCGATAGAAAAACCGCTCACAGCCCGCGCAGGCTGCAAAAAACCTAACCCTTATCCAAGAAACTTCCGAGCATTCTGAAACACTCGCATCCACGGACTGCCGTCCGTCGCAGAGTCCTTCCAGGCCTCCGGAGTCCAGCTCATCTGCACATTACGATGTACGCGCTCGGTGTGCGGCATCAACACAGTAAAACGCCCATCAGGCGTAGTCACAGACGTAATCCCAGCCGGCGAGCCATTAGGATTAAACGGATACTGCTCCGTGGGCTGCCCACGATGATCGACATACCTCATCGCGACGGCAACCCGCGCCGCATCGCCCTGCTGCGAGAAGTCAGCAAAACCCTCGCCGTGCGCAACAGCAACCGGAATCCGCGATCCTTCCATGCCCGCAAAGAAGATCGACGGCGACGACTGCACTTCGACCAGCGAGAAGCGCGCTTCAAATTTCTCCGACTTGTTACGCGTGAACTTCGGCCACGCATCCGCGCCAGGAATCATCGATGCAAGGCTGCTCATCATCTGGCAGCCGTTGCAGATGCCGAGCGCGAACGTGTCGTTGCGACCAAAGAACGCGGCAAACATGTCGGCCAGTTGCGAATTGAAGCGAATCGTCTTCGCCCAGCCCTCGCCTGCACCCAGCACGTCGCCATACGAGAAGCCGCCGCACGCGACCGCGCCTGCAAAATCGGCGAGCGTCGCGCGGCCCGACAGCAGGTCGCTCATGTGAACGTCATGTGCATCGAAGCCCGCGCGGTCGAACGCGTACGCAGTTTCAAGGTGTGAATTCACGCCCTGCTCGCGCAGGATCGCCACGCGCGGACGCGCGCCCTTGCCGATGAACGGCGCGGCAACGTCTTCGACAGGATCGAACGACAGATGCGGCTGAATGCCCGGATCGCCCGCGTCGAGCAGCGCGTCGAATTCGGCGTCGGCGCAAGCCGGGTTGTCGCGCAGACGCGCGATACGCCAGCTCACCTCGCTCCACGTGCGATGCAGTTCGGCACGCGGCGCGTCGAAAATCTTCTTCGCGTCGCGAT
This genomic interval from Paraburkholderia sabiae contains the following:
- a CDS encoding peptidylprolyl isomerase; the encoded protein is MTLKNTRYWVLLAAFAAAPAFAQNIAVVNGTPIPKSRADALVAQLVQQGQQDSPKLQQAVREELVNREILMQEAIREGIPSKPDVKAQVAVAQQTVVLRALIENYLKKNQPSDAEVKAKYDELVKQIGGKEYHLHHILVENEQQAKDLIAKIKGGASFEDLAKQFSKDPGSGKNGGDLDWSDPKAYVPEFAAAAEKLQKGQMTDEPVHTQFGWHIIRVDDVRQTPPPPFEQVKAQIAQQMQQEKLQAFEEDLRSKAKVQ
- a CDS encoding BolA family protein; amino-acid sequence: MSDDVFLQASPAERIALIEARITAALAPVDSITVRDDSALHAGHAGASAGGHYAVTIVAGAFAGKARVARHRMVYDALADAMQRGIHALAITAYTPEEFNLQSR